The genome window GGTGATCAGATCTTCAACAAATCCAAGAAACTCATTGGCACAGCAGGTAATGTGCCCGAGCTGGGGGAGGGAGTGTGGGGGGCCGGGCCGGAAGGCCTCTACAGCCAGGAGCGGCCCCTGGGCCACCGGCCCGGCCCTGCCAGCCTAGAGGAGACTGTTGTCACGGAGTTCAGATGACGCCGCCTGCTGCCCGCTTAGACCAGGGGGAGTCACAGTAGGGAGGAGAGGGCTCCAGAGACTGCCACAAAAGGAGAGCCACCGGCACCAGCCAGGGTGGCAGCTGGTGATGGGAGGCCCCGGGGCACCTCCCTCTGTAGCCCGAGCCAACTCCTGTGCCTCGAGATGATGGGGCAGCCCCTGGCTTGGTTCCTCTGTCCAGGTCCATCCAGGCCAAGGGCCTGGGCCGGCACTACAGACTCTTCTTGCCCTCTGCCCACTTGATTCCCCGGGGATGGGAGTTGGCCAAGCTTGACCATATCTTCCCCCATTTCCAAAATCCCACAGCCCCAAGTCCTCAAGAGATGAGTCTCTGGCAACGAGGCTTTGTCTGGGTTccagaggagaaggggaaaaagCAACAGGGCCTCTGGGGGATGGGAAGGTTGGCGAGAGAAGAGGAGCAGCCCCGCACGCGTCTGAACCCGTCATAGCAGAGCGGCTCCTCTGTGTGTGCTGCTGCCCGCCGGGGCCTGCCCCTACTCCCCTGCTTGCTTTGCATTAGAAGCTCTGTCCTGGGAGCCGCCATAGCTGGAAAATAAGTGGCCACAGCATGCCGGGTGTGCAGGGGAGGAGTGGGGTCCCTGAATCAGGCCCAGCAGAGGGCCCAGAGACCATCCTGAGGCAGGGGGCCCAGAGGGGCAGGGCCAGGCTTCTGTGGTCTCCTCCAGAAGTCACCCCCGGGGAGGATGGCTGTGGGCTGGGGTACCTGTTAGCAAAGACCCAGTGAGACCCTGTGCCAGCTGCTtttccccaggccccagctgtcAGTACAAGAGGGCCCTCAACCCTCCAGCCCCACTCCCCAAATTCGCCATCCCagttccctcctctccccctcaggCCAGCTCTCCTCCCTGCCTACACCTTACACTTTCTTTAGTTCCctgtagcccctgctctcccagGCTTGCCAGAGGGCTGCCCCGCTGCTGTGGTGTCACGTGTGGCCGTGGCTTGAGGCCTAGATGTAGATGCCCATcctgagagggagaggaggggagggcgaGAGTGCCTGCCTTTCGCATGGGCCTGCCCCGCAGTCACACCAGGCTGTCTCGTGCCACGTGAGCTGTGGGCTCACGCAGCCCCGATCTGACTTTTCTCCTCTGGGCAGTTCCACAGAGGACGTCCCCCACAGGCCCCAAAAATATGCAGACCTCCGGCCGGCTGAGCAACGTGGCTCCACCCTGCATCCTCCGGAAGAATCCTCCATCAGCCCGAAATGGTGGCCATGAGACCGATGCCCAGATTCTTGAACTCAACCAGCAGGTGAGTGGCGTGGACACTGGCAGCTGAGAAAGCCCCGCCACAAAAGCCAGGCCCCCGGGGCGTCAGGGCGGGAAGGGAGTCCGAGGCAGGGGTCTCTGGCTTGAACACCACCTTCTCCCCGAGCAGCTATTGGATTTGAAGCTGACAGTGGATGGGCTGGAGAAGGAGCGCGACTTCTACTTCAGCAAGCTTCGAGACATTGAGCTCATCTGCCAGGAACACGAAAGTGAGAACAGCCCTGTCATCTCCGGCATCATCGGCATTCTCTACGCCACCGAGGTGAGCCCTGCCAGCGCCTGCTGAGCCTCACGCATTCCCGCCGGGCCCTCAGACCAGAAGGGGCCTGGGAGAACGTGGGCCGATGAGGGCAGCCCGCTGAAGTCACCAGCCCAGGGTCTCACAGGGCGTGAGCAGGGGAAGTAGGACaagaacctgggccctggctccCAAGCTACCCTCAGGAGTCCGCACCctcagcctgcctgcctgcctcaccACCTCTCTCCCTTCTGCCCTCCAGGAAGGATTTGCACCCCCGGAGGACGATGAGATTGAGGAACACCAACAGGAAGACCAGGACGAGTACTGAGGGCGGCTCCAGCCCTGGCTGACCGCACGGCTGCCGTGTCTCCTCACCCCCGCTCCCATGCCCACATTATAATCCTTTCCTGACAGCCAGCTGGCCGGGTGCTTTGTGTCAGTGCCGTGGCCCTGGGGAGCCTGGCGAGCAGggcttggggggtggggcaggcgaGCAGGCAGAGGCCCCTCCTCCTGTGGCAGAGGCCCAGTTGGGCGGGATccctgcccactccccacccctattTATTTCCGTGGTCTCTATGCTGTGTCGGCCAACACTTCCCAGGGGGCTGCTGCCACCCACCCCAGCCAGCCGCCTGCTCCCCTGACAGCCAGCAGCTGTATATTTGACAAAGTCATTGGTATATTTTTACTTACTGGATTTTCCTTGCACTTTACCTGTTCTTTTCCCAGGGCTGACAGCACGGGCTCCGGGGCAGCGT of Eschrichtius robustus isolate mEscRob2 chromosome 15, mEscRob2.pri, whole genome shotgun sequence contains these proteins:
- the MAPRE3 gene encoding microtubule-associated protein RP/EB family member 3 isoform X2 — its product is MAVNVYSTSVTSENLSRHDMLAWVNDSLHLNYTKIEQLCSGAAYCQFMDMLFPGCVHLRKVKFQAKLEHEYIHNFKVLQAAFKKMGVDKIIPVEKLVKGKFQDNFEFIQWFKKFFDANYDGKDYNPLLARQGQDVAPPPNPGDQIFNKSKKLIGTAVPQRTSPTGPKNMQTSGRLSNVAPPCILRKNPPSARNGGHETDAQILELNQQLLDLKLTVDGLEKERDFYFSKLRDIELICQEHESENSPVISGIIGILYATEEGFAPPEDDEIEEHQQEDQDEY